A single window of Rhipicephalus microplus isolate Deutch F79 chromosome 5, USDA_Rmic, whole genome shotgun sequence DNA harbors:
- the LOC119174917 gene encoding 3-oxoacyl-[acyl-carrier-protein] synthase, mitochondrial yields MPLQTTVWRQLGRPVSDLIGRRGTSSSRDKPKRVVVTGLGMVTPLGADAKTSWSRLTQSHSGIVRLGKEYDGIPSRIAGRVPTNASQSPSPFDVHKFVSKSDLRSTSLATAFALSATKEALDDAQWHPDSEVDCRATGVAIGNCMCDLEYVVDCGIAFREKGYSKISPFFIPRILTNMPSGIVSIQHKLKGPNHSVATACTTGVHAIGDAFSFIQRGYADVMVCGGAEASVNPIGVAAFARMRALSTAEDPAKASRPFDKSRDGFVVAEGSSILVLESLEHAIARGANIHAEILGYGLSGDAFHITTASTDGEGALACMESALQNACVGVQDVGYVNAHATSTPVGDAAEAAAIRRILGDYCSKVAVSATKGSTGHLLGAAGATESAFTVLAVRDGVIPPTLNLDCPDVGADLNFVAHQSRPWTTENAARRVAIKNSFGFGGTNGSLVIAEYRK; encoded by the exons ATGCCACTGCAAACTACG GTATGGCGACAGCTGGGCCGGCCTGTCAGTGACCTGATCGGAAGAAGAGGCACCAGCAGCAGCCGCGACAAACCGAAAAGAGTCGTCGTCACGGGTCTGGGCATGGTCACTCCCCTGGGAGCCGACGCCAAGACATCGTGGAGCCGGCTTACGCAGTCCCACAGCGGCATAGTTCGACTGGGAAAAGAGTACGACGGCATTCCTTCCAGGATTGCGGGCCGCGTTCCGACCAATGCCTCTCAGAGCCCGTCTCCGTTTGACGTTCATAAGTTCGTCTCCAAGTCGGATCTTCGGAGTACCTCGCTGGCAACTGCGTTCGCCCTCTCCGCAACTAAAGAAGCTCTAGACGATGCCCAGTGGCACCCCGATTCGGAAGTTGACTGCAGGGCAACGGGGGTAGCGATCGGCAACTGCATGTGCGACCTGGAATACGTCGTCGACTGCGGAATAGCATTTAGAGAGAAAGGCTACAGTAAAATTAGCCCGTTTTTCATTCCGAGGATCCTCACGAACATGCCGTCCGGGATAGTCAGCATTCAGCACAAGTTGAAAGGGCCCAATCACTCGGTTGCGACGGCATGCACTACAGGTGTACACGCGATTGGCGACGCGTTTAGCTTTATACAGCGGGGCTACGCGGATGTCATGGTCTGCGGCGGCGCGGAGGCTAGCGTAAATCCCATTGGCGTCGCAGCCTTTGCGCGGATGCGAGCTCTAAGCACAGCCGAGGACCCTGCTAAAGCGTCCAGACCTTTCGACAAGAGCAGAGACGGCTTCGTAGTAGCCGAAGGATCTAGCATTCTCGTTTTGGAAAGTCTGGAACACGCGATTGCTCGTGGAGCGAACATCCACGCCGAGATTCTAGGTTACGGACTCTCTGGCGATGCTTTCCACATCACGACAGCCTCCACTGACGGCGAGGGTGCACTCGCCTGCATGGAGTCTGCGCTGCAAAACGCCTGCGTTGGCGTCCAAGATGTTGGTTACGTGAACGCTCATGCCACGTCGACGCCGGTCGGGGATGCCGCTGAAGCTGCAGCGATTCGACGAATATTAGGCGACTATTGTAGCAAAGTTGCTGTGTCGGCGACCAAAGGATCGACGGGGCACCTCTTGGGAGCTGCTGGTGCCACGGAAAGCGCTTTCACGGTACTCGCTGTTCGCGATGGAGTCATTCCACCGACGCTAAACCTTGACTGTCCGGATGTTGGCGCCGATCTCAACTTCGTGGCCCATCAGTCAAGGCCGTGGACTACTGAGAACGCGGCTAGAAGAGTTGCAATCAAGAACTCGTTTGGGTTCGGGGGCACGAATGGTTCGCTTGTTATAGCAGAGTACAGAAAATag
- the LOC119174918 gene encoding transmembrane protein 14C has translation MDTDLWAFGYAFTVALGGVIGYVKAGSIPSLMAGLVFGGLALIGAYQTSQDPHNYYLSLAVSGVLAGLMGYRFAHTSKIMPAGLIAVLSIAMCCRILCRAFSPPGPPGQPMPAAKQ, from the exons ATGGATACCGACTTATGGGCTTTCGGATACGCCTTCACCGTGGCATTGGGAGGTGTCATAGGCTACGTGAAAGCTG GTAGCATACCATCATTGATGGCGGGCTTGGTGTTCGGCGGCCTCGCCTTGATTGGCGCTTACCAGACATCGCAAGACCCCCACAACTACTACTTATCTCTCG CGGTGTCCGGAGTGTTGGCCGGCTTGATGGGCTACAGGTTCGCGCACACATCAAAGATTATGCCAGCGGGACTGATTGCAGTTCTGAG CATTGCCATGTGCTGCAGAATACTGTGCAGGGCTTTTTCGCCACCTGGTCCACCCGGTCAACCCATGCCAGCTGCCAAACAGTGA